Proteins encoded together in one Fimbriiglobus ruber window:
- a CDS encoding type II toxin-antitoxin system VapC family toxin produces MIVVLDVNVLLRFIDTTAIQHPVAVTALVALRTQGWTLRTVPQAIYEFWVVATRPVANNGLGLSPIECDQTVCDLVDTFPVLNDDPMLFTEWRVVVTANACQGKPAHDARYVAAMRTHGVTRILTFNVADFTRYPGLTVLDPNMVATSAPIL; encoded by the coding sequence ATGATTGTCGTTCTCGATGTCAACGTCCTCCTCCGATTCATCGACACGACGGCGATTCAACACCCGGTCGCGGTAACAGCCCTGGTTGCCCTCCGCACTCAGGGTTGGACACTCCGCACCGTTCCCCAGGCTATCTACGAGTTTTGGGTCGTCGCCACTCGACCCGTCGCCAACAACGGTCTCGGCCTGTCACCGATTGAATGCGATCAAACCGTCTGTGACCTCGTGGACACATTCCCTGTCCTCAACGACGACCCAATGCTTTTTACCGAGTGGCGGGTCGTCGTCACCGCCAACGCCTGCCAGGGGAAACCGGCCCACGACGCCCGCTACGTCGCAGCCATGCGTACGCACGGCGTCACTCGAATCCTCACATTTAATGTCGCTGATTTCACACGCTACCCCGGTCTGACTGTTCTCGACCCGAATATGGTCGCGACATCCGCACCGA
- a CDS encoding DUF2617 family protein — MNHPIIRPRVADLEFRVYDRPLHPELFETLALRRVRRDGYSLAVRMIPTGHVLEWAKGDAYLAEMTTTTDQPLPAHGRRLAHPFRGEKRGRYEVAPGVRYQMNLQVEVLAPEVFLHVHEELIADGAKRGLLFHFRPHYRLGLSPIGYVTVEPVPSGLCVAAFHTFPDEFAVVKTQSLIEAVPVQ; from the coding sequence ATGAATCACCCGATCATTCGCCCGCGGGTCGCCGACCTGGAATTCCGCGTCTACGATCGCCCGCTTCACCCCGAGTTGTTCGAGACGCTCGCGCTCCGACGGGTCCGGCGGGACGGGTATTCGTTGGCCGTGCGCATGATCCCGACCGGGCACGTCCTGGAATGGGCGAAGGGCGACGCGTATCTCGCCGAAATGACGACGACGACGGATCAACCACTCCCCGCCCACGGGCGTCGGCTGGCGCACCCGTTCCGGGGCGAAAAGCGAGGGCGGTACGAGGTCGCGCCCGGCGTCCGGTATCAAATGAATTTGCAGGTCGAGGTGTTAGCGCCCGAAGTGTTCCTTCACGTCCACGAAGAGTTGATCGCGGACGGCGCGAAGCGGGGCCTGCTGTTCCACTTCCGGCCCCATTACCGGCTGGGGTTATCCCCGATCGGGTACGTGACCGTCGAACCGGTACCATCCGGCCTATGCGTCGCCGCGTTCCACACGTTCCCGGACGAATTCGCGGTCGTCAAAACGCAATCGTTGATCGAGGCGGTGCCCGTCCAATAG
- a CDS encoding sigma-70 family RNA polymerase sigma factor: MPIRLRSPARLIPTGDDDRALLARFARTGDQTAFATLVQRHGPLVLGVCRRVLRDPHRADDAFQAVFLVLAKRAGAVAAGPSLANWLFGVARRVSLAARRDDRRWTRRQKRGAKEGEKTDQAATPDAATTQPAEWDDLLGSLDDELARLPDALRAAVLECYFREKTQDEAARTLGWSVSTLRRRLDRAKDLLRVRLTARGATFGAALIAGAVAASAATASVVPALVQATATVGVAGRAGGSVAASITRLAKGGTRMSLATKLGLGGLAVGTVALGVSFGAGVWSSDPQAPRNDLPAAVAPQTAVAAAEDPPAVVVKPTPVEKPGVPAKPTEVPRVTTPPVIPAQPPLIPAQPPKGSVQPPALGNEWATITGRVKMTNPPEKRSIAVVADKEHCLSRGAQFYEDLIVNPKNGGVKYVIVWLRPDSVDRKDPFPKDRIHPDLIRATSKNHVIDQPCCQFVPRVLAARVGDTLEIKNSAPVPHNINFSSDDQAFNVTIPPGQFHKLERPLVAQATPIPFKCDIHPWMAGRLRVFEHPYFAVTDDDGKFEIKNAPIGKWRLVVWQENGFHKGRAGILGEPIEVKSGGVEMPPVELELPKP, from the coding sequence ATGCCAATCCGCCTTCGTTCCCCGGCTCGACTGATCCCCACTGGCGACGACGACCGCGCGCTGCTGGCCCGCTTCGCCAGGACCGGCGATCAGACTGCCTTCGCGACCCTCGTTCAGCGGCACGGCCCGCTCGTCCTGGGCGTCTGCCGGCGGGTACTCCGCGACCCGCACCGGGCGGACGACGCATTCCAGGCTGTTTTCCTTGTTCTGGCGAAGCGGGCCGGAGCGGTCGCGGCCGGGCCGTCGCTGGCGAACTGGCTCTTCGGCGTCGCCCGCCGCGTGTCGCTGGCCGCGCGGCGGGACGACCGGCGGTGGACCCGTCGGCAGAAGCGGGGGGCCAAGGAAGGGGAAAAGACGGACCAAGCGGCGACCCCGGACGCCGCGACAACCCAGCCGGCCGAATGGGACGACCTGCTCGGCTCGCTCGACGATGAACTGGCCCGCTTACCGGACGCGCTTCGGGCGGCGGTGCTGGAGTGCTACTTCCGGGAGAAAACGCAGGACGAGGCCGCACGCACGCTCGGCTGGAGCGTGAGTACGCTTCGCCGGCGTCTCGACCGCGCGAAGGATTTACTGCGCGTCCGTCTGACGGCCCGCGGGGCGACGTTCGGGGCCGCCCTGATCGCCGGCGCGGTCGCCGCGTCGGCCGCGACCGCGAGCGTCGTGCCGGCACTCGTGCAGGCGACAGCGACGGTGGGCGTCGCCGGTCGGGCCGGTGGTTCCGTCGCGGCTTCAATCACTCGTTTAGCAAAGGGAGGAACAAGAATGTCACTGGCAACAAAACTCGGCCTCGGCGGCCTTGCGGTCGGGACCGTCGCCCTCGGCGTCAGTTTCGGCGCAGGCGTGTGGTCGTCGGACCCGCAGGCGCCCCGAAATGACCTGCCCGCGGCCGTCGCCCCGCAGACTGCGGTCGCGGCGGCTGAAGACCCGCCCGCGGTGGTCGTGAAGCCGACTCCCGTGGAAAAACCGGGGGTGCCCGCGAAACCAACTGAAGTGCCCCGCGTGACCACACCACCCGTCATTCCGGCGCAGCCACCCCTTATTCCGGCACAGCCACCGAAGGGGTCGGTGCAACCACCGGCCTTGGGCAATGAATGGGCCACGATCACGGGCCGCGTCAAGATGACGAATCCGCCCGAAAAGCGAAGCATCGCGGTAGTCGCGGATAAAGAACACTGCTTGTCGAGAGGCGCTCAGTTTTACGAAGACCTGATCGTGAATCCCAAGAACGGAGGCGTGAAGTACGTCATTGTTTGGCTCCGTCCGGATTCGGTGGATCGCAAAGACCCGTTCCCGAAAGATCGGATTCACCCGGACCTCATCCGGGCCACGTCCAAGAACCACGTCATCGACCAGCCGTGCTGCCAGTTCGTCCCTCGCGTCCTGGCAGCACGGGTCGGTGATACCCTGGAGATTAAGAACAGCGCTCCGGTCCCGCACAACATCAATTTCAGCAGTGACGATCAAGCGTTTAACGTCACGATTCCGCCCGGCCAGTTTCACAAGTTAGAAAGGCCGCTTGTGGCCCAGGCCACGCCGATCCCGTTCAAGTGCGACATTCACCCCTGGATGGCTGGCCGGCTCCGGGTATTTGAACACCCGTATTTCGCGGTCACGGACGACGACGGCAAGTTCGAGATCAAGAACGCCCCAATCGGCAAGTGGCGGCTGGTCGTCTGGCAGGAGAACGGCTTCCACAAAGGCCGCGCGGGCATACTTGGTGAG